The Streptomyces durmitorensis genome contains the following window.
ATGATGCCGTCGGAGAGGTTGTTCAGGCTCAGGGTGTTGCCGAGGACGTACAGCTGAAGGCCGCTCCACCCCAGGAAGCCCGCCAGTGTCACGACGAAGGCCGGGACCCCGATCTTGGCGAAGAAGAAGCCGTGCAGGGCGCCGATCGCGGCGGCGGCCGCCAGGCCGACGATGACGGCGAGGCCTTCGTTCACGTCCTGCTTGATCGCGAGGACCGAGCTGACCGCGGCGGTGAGACCGGCGACCGAGCCGACCGACAGGTCGATCTCGCCGAGCAGCAGGACGAAGACGATGCCGGTCGCGATGAGACCGGGGCCGACGATGTACTGCGCGATGTTGCTGAGGTTGGACGGGTCGAGGAATCGACCGGTCGTTATCTCGAAGATCGCCCAGATCACGATCAGGCCGGTGACGACCGGTATGGAGCCGAGCTCGCCGCCCTTGATCTTGCGCTTGAACTCGGTGAGGTAGCCGGCGAAGCCCTGCTCACGGACGAGCAGGCGCGGGTCGACGACCGGGATGGCGGCGGCGGCCGGGGCCTGAGCGTCCACCTTCTGCGGTGGGGTGTTCACGGTCTCACTCACTTCGCGGCCTCCGCGTTGCGCGCCTTGCGCCGGGTCACGGCGTTCTCCGTGGCTCCGGTGATCGCGGCGATGATCTCTTCGTTGCTGGTGTCCTTGACGTCGAAGACACCGTTGTTGCGACCGAGGCGCAGGACGGCCACGTCGTCGGCGACGGCCTTGACGTCGGCCATGTTGTGGCTGATGAGGAGCACCGCGAGGCCGCGCTCGCGCAGCCGCTCGACCAGGTCGAGGACCTGTGCGGTCTGCTCGACGCCGAGCGCCGCGGTGGGCTCGTCGAGGATCACCAGCTTGGGGTTGCCGACCAGGGCGCGCGCGATCGCGACGACCTGGCGCTGACCGCCGGAGAGCGAGGCGATCGGGATGCGCACGCTCGGGATGCGGATGGAGAGGGTGTCAAGGAGCTCCTTGGCACGCTTCTCCATCGCCACCTCGTCGAGGACCTTGGCGCGGCCGAGCTCACGACCGAGGAACAGGTTGGCCACGACGTCCAGGTTGTCGCAGAGTGCGAGGTCCTGGTAGACGGTCGCGACACCGAGTCCCTGGGCGTCGTGCGGGCGCGAGATGGAGACGGGCTTGCCGTCCCACTCGATGGTGCCCTCGTCGATCGGGTGGACCCCGGCGATCGTCTTGACCAGGGTCGACTTACCGGCTCCGTTGTCGCCGACCAGGGCGACCACTTGACCTGCGTGTACTTCCAGTTCGACATCGGTGAGCGCCTGAACGGCACCGAAGCGCTTGGAGACTCCGCGCAACGCCAGCACGGGCGGAGCGGACATGCAAACCATCTCCTTCGTCCGCCGAGGGGTGCGGCGGAGGCCGTACGGACATGGCGTACGGCGGGATGTTGATGTGTGGGCTAAGGGGGGTGAGGCAGGAAGGCGAGCAGACGTACGGCGTCCTGGCCCCCGACAGCGGGGCAAGCGTGAAGGGGACCGAGACGCCGTACGAGTCCGTTGCCTGCAACGCGGCTACTTGATGCCGGCGTCCGCGCAGGCCTTGGCGAAGTCCGGGGTGCAGATCTCGCTCGTCTTGTAGAACTTGTCCTTGACCACGGTGTCCTTGATGTCGTCCTTGGTGACGACGAAGGCCTGGACGAGGGCCGACGGGATCGCCTTGTCGCTGGGGCTGTCGAGCTTGGCCGTCACCAGCGAGTCGATCTTCTCGCCCTTGAGGAGCTTGACCGCGACCTCGGCGGTCTTCTCGGCCTCGGGCTTGTAGGGCTTGTAGATCGTGAAGGCCTGCGTGCCCTTCAGGATCCGCTGGATGCCCGCGAGTTCGGCGTCCTGGCCGCCGACCGGGATCCCCTTGACCTTGGCCGACTGGAGCGCCGCGACGATGCCGCCCGCCATGCCGTCGTTGGCGGAGTAGACGGCGTCGAAGCCGTCCTTGCCCAGGGAGGTGATGGCGGTGCCCATCTTCTCGCCCGCGATCTTCGGGTCCCACTCACCGGTCTGCTCGTAGACGACCTTCTTGACCTTGCCGTCGAGGACCGAGTGCGCGCCCTTCTTGAAGAGGGCGGCGTTCGGGTCGGACTCCTTGCCGTTGATCATGACGACATTGGAGTCCTTGGCCTTGTCCCCCAGGGCGTTGATGATGCCCTGGCCCTGGAGCTTGCCGATCTTCTCGTTGTCGAAGGAGACGTACGCGGAGACCGGACCCTCGGCGAGGCGGTCGTACGCCACGACCTTGATGTCCTTCTTCTTCGCCTCCTGCACCCACGCCTTGGTGGCACCGGAGTCGACCGCGTCCAGAATGATGACCTTGACGCCGGAGTCGACGAGGTCGTCGAACTGCTGCTTCTGGGTCGAGACGTTCTCGGAGGCGTTCTTGTAATTGATCTTGCAGTCGGAGCAGAGCTCCTGGACCTTCGCCTTGATCAGCGGGTAGTCGAAGGACTCGTAACGCGTGGTCTTGCTCTCGGGCAGCAACAGACCGATGGTCTTGTTGTCCCCGTCTCCCTTGTCACCGCCACCAGCCTCGCCACAAGCGGCAAGGGAAACGGCCATCGCGGTAGCGGTCATGGCTATCGCGGCACGACGCAGATGGGTGTTCACTGTCCAACCTCCCTGACGTGGCCGCGTCGTTGCGGCCGAGGTGGCTCGAAGTCAACTCGGCCGCCACACCAGCGTCAAGGAGTAAATCCTTAACGAGATGACAACGGTGCCATGCGTTATCTAAGTGAAGGCAGGTGCGGTCGCGGGCAGCGAGCCGTCCAAAAGGGTTGAATCGCCCATTTCGCTGAGTGCGAGAGCCAGGGCGCCGAGGACTTCGGCGCGGCCCCCCAGGGCCCCTGGAAGGACGGAGAGCTGGCGCGCCGCGCTGGGGATGGCATAGCGCCCCACGGACTCCCTGATGGGCCCCAGGACCAGCTCACCGGCCTCCGCCAGGTCGCCGCCGAGGACGACACGGCTGGGGTTCAGGAGGTTGCAGAGGTTCGCCACGCCGCTGCCGATGTGCCGGCCGACGTCCGCGATCACCCGGCGGCAGCCCGGGTCGCCCTCACGCGCGAGGGCGACCACGCGCTCCATGGTCAGCTCGGTGCCGTGGCTGGACTGGAGCAGGGGCAGCACGTAGCGGGCCGCGGTGAAGGTCTCCAGGCAGCCGCGGTTGCCGCAGCGGCAGACCGGGCCCGACTCGTCCAGGGTGATGTGCCCGATCTCCCCCGCGGTGCCGCCGGGGCCGCGGTAGATCCGCCCGCTGATCACCAGACCGGCGCCGACACCGCTCGCGACCTTGATGTACGCGAGGTCCTTGACCCCGCGACCGCTCCCCCAGACCAGCTCGCCGAGCGCACCGAGGTTGGCGTCGTTGTCGACGTGCACGGGGACGCCGAGGCGGTCCTTGAGCTCCTCGGCGGGCTTGGTGCCGGTCCAGCCCGGCAGGATCGAGGTCGAGCCGAGCGTGCCCGACTCCACGTCGATGGGGCCCGGCACGCCGAGGCCGATGCCCGCGATCTTCGTGCGGTCCACGCCGGTCACCGCGATCAGCCTGCTGACCAGCTGCTCGGCGCGGTCGAAGCCCTGCGCGGCCGACGCGTCCACGTCCAGCGGCTCGGCCTCCTCGGCGAGCACCTGGTGGGCGAGGTTCCCCACGGCCACGCGCAGGTGCGTGTGGCCGAAGTCGACGCCGATGACGATGCCCGCGTCGCCGCTGAGCGAGACGCTGCGGGCCCTGCGGCCGCCTGCCGAGGTGGGCGTGACCTCGACCGTTCCGCCGTCCTTGAGCTCCCGGACGATGTTGGAGACCGTGGCCGCGGACAGGCCCGTCGTCCTGGCGATCTCCGCCTGAGTGAGCGACCCGGCGAGCCGTACGGCACGTACGACCCGCTCGAGATTGGCCCGGTGCAGCGACGACTGCGACCCCGGAGTCTCCATTGACTCAGCCACCCTTATTCCGTATGACGTTAATGAAGTGGCAGCTACGTCGCCGCCCGTACAAGTTGTGAACTCCAAGCTCTGCTGAACGGGTTGGCGCAGTCAAGTCCTTGACGTAAATCGGCGCTCCTGAACAGCGGACAGGCCGGGTCCAAGCGGCGAGGATGCACCCCAAACCACCCAGACCCGGCCTGCGAGGGCCGATCCGTTACTTGACCGATCCCGCGGTGAGACCCGAGACCACGTGCCGCTCGATGAAGGCGAACAGCACGATGACCGGCACGATCGCCACCACGGAGGCCGCGAAGAGGTAGTTCCACTCCACGGTGTAGGCGCCGATGAAGTTGTTGATGCCGACGGTCAGCGGCTGCTTGTCGGGCTCGGTGGTGAGCGTGAGGCCCATCACGAACTCGTTCCACGAGGTGATGAAAGTGAAGATCACCGCGGTGACCACGCCCGGCAGCGCGAGCGGCAGGGTCACCTTCACCATCGCGCCGAAGCGGCTCGTGCCGTCCACCATGGCCGCCTCCTCCAGCTCCGGTGGGATGGAGCTGATGTAGGCCGTCAGGATCCACACCGCGAACGCGAGGTTGAACGCCGCGTTGGTGATGATCAGCGTCCAGACCGAGTTGAGCATGTCCAGCTGGTGGAACTCGCGGTAGAGACCGACCAGGAGGGCGGTGGGCTGGAACATCTGGGTGATCAGGACGAGGAGCAGGAAGGCCTTGCGTCCGCGGTAGCGCATGCGCGCCGTGTAGTACGCGGCGGGCAGCGAGACCAGGAGGACGAGGAGCGTCGCCCCGCCCGCGACAAGGAGGGTCACCTGGAGGTTCTGGCCGAGCTCCGACTCCTTCCAGACCTCGATGAAGTTCGACCACTCCAGGTCCTGCGGCAGGTAGGTCCGGTCGCGCAGCTCGCTCTTGGGGCGGAGCGCGGTGATCACCATCTCCAGGTACGGAGCGAGGAAGATCGCCGCGAGCGCCCAGGCGACCACCGTGATGACCAGGGTGCGCGGCCGGAACGTGCGCTTGGGCCTGGGCTTGTGCTGGGGCGCGGGGCCCTTCGGGGACCCCGCCCGGGGAGCCGTCGCGGTGGCCATCAGTCCTCCTCGTTCCACCGGCTGACCTTCAGGAAGATCAGCACGAGCACGACGACCATCGCGAAGTTGACCACGGACATGGCGGCGGATTCGCCGATGTCGGTCTCCTTCAGCTTGTACATGAACACCATGGTCGTGGAGGTGTCATAGCCGGGACCGCCCTGCGTCATGGCCCAGATGATCGGGAAGGAGTTGAAGACGTTGATGAGGTTGATGACCACGCCGACGAGGAACGCGGGCCGCAGCATCGGCAGCGTGATGTGCCGGTACGTCTGCCAGCCGCCCGCCCCGTCGATCCGCGACGCCTCGTAGACCTCACCAGGGATGGTCTGGAGCCCGGCGAGCAGCGTGTACGTGGTGAAGGGCAGCGACACGAAGATCGCGACGGCCATCATCCACGGCCAGGCCGTCTCCGGCTTGCCGAGCCAGTCCTTGGAGTTGTCGATCAGGCCGAGGTCCAGCATCAGCGTGTTGAGCACGCCCGCGGTCTGGTTGAGCATCCACTTGAAGCCGATGGCGGTCATCAGGACGGATGCCGCCCAGGGCGCGATGAGCGCCCAGCGGGTGACGGTGCGGCCGGGGAACTTCTGGTTGAACAGCTGGGCGAGGGCCAGCGAGAGCAGCATCGTCACGGTCACGACGACGACGGTCCACACGACCGTCCAGAGCAGGACCGCCCCGAAGTCGGTCTCGTCGAAGAGCTTCTTGTACTTGTCGGTCCCCGCGCTGCCGCGCACGATCCCGGCGATGGAGATGTTGAGGAACGAGGTGCGGATCAGCTCGACGACCGGCCAGATGACCACGGCGAGGATCAGCAGGATGACGGGCGCTATCCAGGGCAGCGGGCCGAGTCGGGCGATGCCGCTGCGACGGCTCACCGGCCTGGGTGCGCGCCCGCTCCGTCCCCGGCCGGTGTCGGCCGGGGGCGGAGGGGCCTTCAGTGACACAAGGTCTCCTAGCGAACGGGACGTACGAGATGTACGGGACGAAGAGGCGCTGCCTGCGGGCTACTTGGCCGCGGCCGCGGCGTCTTCCGCCTTCTTCTGGAGGTCACCGAGGACCGACTTCGGGTCGTCGCTCGCGGCCTTGCCACCGGTCTTCTTCATCTCCGCGGAGATGACGTCCCACGAGGTGTCGCCCAGCGGGTAGAACTTGGCGTTCGGCAGGACCTCGAAGAACGGCTCCAGGTCCTTGTGCTTGCCGTTGGTCTGCATCTCCTTGAGCGTGTCCTGGGTGACGGGCATCAGGTTGTACATCTCGTCGAACTCCAGCATCTTCTTGGAGTACGTGAAGTCCAGGAACTTCTTGACGCCTTCCTTCTCCGCGCCGCCGTCCTTGAACGCCATCATCCAGTCGGCGACACCGAGGGTGGACTCCAGCGGGCCCGTCTTGCCGGGGATCGGCGCGACGCCGTAGTCGACCTTGCCGTCCTTGGCCATCTGGATCAGGCTCGGGTGGCCATTCAGCATGCCGACCTTGCCGGCCGCGAAGTCCGCGAAGGCCGTCTTGCGGTCGGTGGAGGCCGGGTTGGAGTACGTGAGGCCGGGCTTGACCAGGTTCTTCTGGAGCCAGTCGAAGGTCTCGACGTTCTTGGCGCTGTCGAGCGTGTACTTGCCGCTCGCGTCGGTGTAGCCACCGCCGTTGCCGAGCTCCCACATCATCGTCTCGCCCTGGGTCTCCTCGGGGCCGAGCGGCAGGGCGTACGGGGTGTCGGCGGCCTTGGAGGACTTGATCTTCTTTGCGGCGGCGGCGAGTTCGTCCCAGGTCTTGGGCGGCGTCTTCACGCCCGCCTTCTTCAGGACGGCCTTGTTGTAGAACATCACGCGGCTCGAGGACACCCATGGGATGCCGTACTGGGTGCCGTCGACCTCGCCGGCCTTGGCGAAGGTGGGGATGAGGTTCTCCCGCGTCTTGGGCGAAAGGACCTCGTCCGCCTTGTAGAGCAGGTCGTCGGCGACCTTGTCGGCGTAGCCGCCGGTCTGGAGCAGGTCGGGCTGGTTGCCCGCCTGGATCATGTTCTTGACGGACTTGTCGATCTCGTTCCAGTTGATGACCTGGACGTCGACCTTGTAGCCCTTGTTCTCCGCCTCGAAGTCCTTCTTCACGCCGTCCCAGTACTTCTTGGAGGCGTTGGAGGCCTTGTCGCCGTAGTCGGCGGCGACGAGCTTGATGGTCTTGCCGTCGCCGCTGTCGCTGTCACCGCCGCACGCGGTAAGTCCCAGTGCCATCGCGAGCGTTGCCGCACCGGTGGCGATTACTCGATTCCTCATGCTGTTCAACCCTTCGACATCGGTGTCGACTTGAACGCGGGCAAAAGGTTCCCCCCGCGGCGCCGTGGGGCCGACATTACTCACGGCCGGAATTGACGCGACAGGCCTAGACCACTTTCGTGGCCAAGCTGAAATCACCGGCGGTCAGGGTCACTTGAGAGCCCCCGCGGTGAGCCCGGCCTGCACCTGACGCTGGAACACGGCATAGACGACGAGCACCGGAAGCATCGCGATCGTCAGGCCCGCGAAGAGCGCTCCCCAGTCGCCCCGGTACCCCTGCGAGACCGCCAGCGTGGCCAGTCCCTGCGGCAGCACGTACCTGCTCTCCTCCTCGTTGTTGAGCAGCAGCGGGAGCAGGTACTGGTTCCACTGGCCGAGGAAGTTGAAGATGCCGATGCTGACCAGGCCCGGCTTGGCCATCGGCAGCATGATCTGGAAGAACGTCCGCGTGTGCGAGGCCCCGTCGACCATCGCCGCCTCCTGGACGCCGGTCGGCAGCGTACGGAAGAAGGACGTCAGGAAGAAGACGGTGAAGGGCAGCGAGTACGCGATGTACGCGATCATCAGGCCCGGCCTGGTGTCCAGGAGGCCGAAGTTCTCCATGACCGCGAAGAGCGGGACGAGGGCGAGGATGACGGGGAACATCATGCCGCCCGCGAAGAGCATGAAGATGAACCGGTTGCCCGGGAAGGTGAAGCGGGCGATCACATAGGCCGCCATCGAGCCGAGCAGCATGGTGCCGGTCAGCGAACCCGCCAGGATGATCACCGAGTTGATGGCGTACTGGCCGATGCTCGCCTCGGTCCACGCGTTGGTGAAGTTCTCCCAGTGGAAGGAGGTCGGCCAGCCCATCGGATCGCTGAGGATCTCGACCGAGGGGCGCAGCGCGGTGAGGGCGACCCAGATCAGGGGGCCCGCCGCGAGGACCACCCACAGGACGAGGAAGGCGTGCGAGAAGACGTTCAGGGTCGCGCCGCTCGCCGAATCGCCCTCTCGGCGGGATGTGTCGGCGGACTCGGCGCGGGGCGCGGTGGTCGTGGTCATGATGCAGTGCTCCCGCGGTCTTTAGTATTCGATCCGGTCGCGGTTCCCGATCCTCATGACGATCAGCGAGAACGCCATGCTGAGGACGAGGAGGACGACGCCGATGGACGTGGCATAGCCGTACTGACCGTCACGGAACCGTTCGTAGAGGAAGACCGGGGTGACCTTCAGGACGTGTTCGGGAACCATGACCAGGACGATCGCGAACGAGTCGAGCGCCTGGATGCCCATGTAGATCCAGCCGGTCCGCACGGTGTCCCAGATCAGCGGGAGCGTCACGCTGAAGAAGGTCCGTCCCCGGCCCGCGCCGTCGAGCAGCGCCGCCTCGTAGATGTCCCTGGGGATCGCGCCCATCGCGGCGGAGAACAGCACCACATAGAAGCCGACGAAGCTCCAGGAGAGCACGATCATCACCGCGATGAGCGCGAGTGAGCGGTCGCCGCCCAGCCAGGCGGGGCCGTCGAACCCCACCTTGTCGAGCCCGCCGTTGATCAGGCCGCTGTTGGTGTTGAAGACGCGGCCCCAGACCACGGCGATGATCGCGACGGACAGGACCTGGGGGAAGAAGTAGACGACCTTGTAGAACGACGAGCCCGCGACACCGGCGATGGCCTGGCCCTTACGGTGCCGGCCGCCCGACGTGATCATGTACGCGAAGAACATGCCGAGCACAAGCGTGATCAGCGGGGCGACGACCGCCAGGATGACGCTCACTTCCAGGGAGTCCCAGAAGCGCTCGTCGTTCCACATCTTCGTGAAGTTGTCGAAGCCGATGAAGTTCGCCACCGGCCCACCGGACCAGTCCGTGAACGAGTAGTAGATCGCCTGGATGAAGGGCGAGATCACGAACAGGGCGTAGAACGCGAGCGGCAGCGCCAGGAAGCCCGCGATGAAGCGGTACTTGTCGAGCGTCCGGTAGCGCCGGTCGTAGCGCACGCTCTGCGGGGTGAAGCGGGGCGGCAGCAGTACTGCCAGGAGGAACAGCAGCCCGTTCGGCGACTTGGGCCGGCCTGTCGGGTCCGGTGCCTTCTTCGAGGGTGGGGAATCGTCCACCCGGGTGTCAGTCTTCACGCCACTCCGCCCCGCCTCGTTCACGTGCCCGCGTTCTCGGTCGATCCGCCGCTGATCAGGACTTCTTGACCTTGACGACGTCAGGGTCCTTGAGGATCCGGGCCCCGGCCTTCTCCATGATGTCCATGGCCTGCTTGGTACCGATCTGGCCCAGCATGAACTTGGCGATCATGTTGTTGAAGTCCTCGCGGAACAGCTCGTTGTACCAGTCCATGTGCTTTGCGATGACGACGTTCTCGCCGGCGGTCTTGATCGCCGCCTGCACGCTCGCCACACCGTGCGGCATCTTCTGACCGTCGATGGCCCCCTTGACCACCGGGAGGGCGGAGAGCTCCTTGAAGTTGTTCAGGGCGGCCTCCTTGCTGTACATCGCCCGCAGCCACTCCAGGCCGCCCTGCCGGTTCTGCGCCTTCTCGGGGACGACGTAGAACTCACCGGCCGGCGCGTTGATCGTGCCGAACGGCATCTTGTCGCCCGAATCCAGAGACGGGCTCGGGCCGAACGACATCCCGAAGTCCTTCGGGGTGGTGTCCTTGGCCTCGTTCTCCACCCAGGAACCGTTGGGCACGAAGACGCACTTGCCGCCCTTGGTCCAGGCGGTCTGCATCTCGGTGTGCGCCTCGGTGCCGTCGAAGCCGGTAAGCACGTACTTCTTGGCGACCAGTTCCTCCCAGGCCTCGAAGACGTCCTTGACCGCGTC
Protein-coding sequences here:
- a CDS encoding ATP-binding cassette domain-containing protein; its protein translation is MSAPPVLALRGVSKRFGAVQALTDVELEVHAGQVVALVGDNGAGKSTLVKTIAGVHPIDEGTIEWDGKPVSISRPHDAQGLGVATVYQDLALCDNLDVVANLFLGRELGRAKVLDEVAMEKRAKELLDTLSIRIPSVRIPIASLSGGQRQVVAIARALVGNPKLVILDEPTAALGVEQTAQVLDLVERLRERGLAVLLISHNMADVKAVADDVAVLRLGRNNGVFDVKDTSNEEIIAAITGATENAVTRRKARNAEAAK
- a CDS encoding substrate-binding domain-containing protein translates to MNTHLRRAAIAMTATAMAVSLAACGEAGGGDKGDGDNKTIGLLLPESKTTRYESFDYPLIKAKVQELCSDCKINYKNASENVSTQKQQFDDLVDSGVKVIILDAVDSGATKAWVQEAKKKDIKVVAYDRLAEGPVSAYVSFDNEKIGKLQGQGIINALGDKAKDSNVVMINGKESDPNAALFKKGAHSVLDGKVKKVVYEQTGEWDPKIAGEKMGTAITSLGKDGFDAVYSANDGMAGGIVAALQSAKVKGIPVGGQDAELAGIQRILKGTQAFTIYKPYKPEAEKTAEVAVKLLKGEKIDSLVTAKLDSPSDKAIPSALVQAFVVTKDDIKDTVVKDKFYKTSEICTPDFAKACADAGIK
- a CDS encoding ROK family transcriptional regulator, producing METPGSQSSLHRANLERVVRAVRLAGSLTQAEIARTTGLSAATVSNIVRELKDGGTVEVTPTSAGGRRARSVSLSGDAGIVIGVDFGHTHLRVAVGNLAHQVLAEEAEPLDVDASAAQGFDRAEQLVSRLIAVTGVDRTKIAGIGLGVPGPIDVESGTLGSTSILPGWTGTKPAEELKDRLGVPVHVDNDANLGALGELVWGSGRGVKDLAYIKVASGVGAGLVISGRIYRGPGGTAGEIGHITLDESGPVCRCGNRGCLETFTAARYVLPLLQSSHGTELTMERVVALAREGDPGCRRVIADVGRHIGSGVANLCNLLNPSRVVLGGDLAEAGELVLGPIRESVGRYAIPSAARQLSVLPGALGGRAEVLGALALALSEMGDSTLLDGSLPATAPAFT
- a CDS encoding carbohydrate ABC transporter permease produces the protein MATATAPRAGSPKGPAPQHKPRPKRTFRPRTLVITVVAWALAAIFLAPYLEMVITALRPKSELRDRTYLPQDLEWSNFIEVWKESELGQNLQVTLLVAGGATLLVLLVSLPAAYYTARMRYRGRKAFLLLVLITQMFQPTALLVGLYREFHQLDMLNSVWTLIITNAAFNLAFAVWILTAYISSIPPELEEAAMVDGTSRFGAMVKVTLPLALPGVVTAVIFTFITSWNEFVMGLTLTTEPDKQPLTVGINNFIGAYTVEWNYLFAASVVAIVPVIVLFAFIERHVVSGLTAGSVK
- a CDS encoding carbohydrate ABC transporter permease, whose amino-acid sequence is MSRRSGIARLGPLPWIAPVILLILAVVIWPVVELIRTSFLNISIAGIVRGSAGTDKYKKLFDETDFGAVLLWTVVWTVVVVTVTMLLSLALAQLFNQKFPGRTVTRWALIAPWAASVLMTAIGFKWMLNQTAGVLNTLMLDLGLIDNSKDWLGKPETAWPWMMAVAIFVSLPFTTYTLLAGLQTIPGEVYEASRIDGAGGWQTYRHITLPMLRPAFLVGVVINLINVFNSFPIIWAMTQGGPGYDTSTTMVFMYKLKETDIGESAAMSVVNFAMVVVLVLIFLKVSRWNEED
- a CDS encoding ABC transporter substrate-binding protein, encoding MRNRVIATGAATLAMALGLTACGGDSDSGDGKTIKLVAADYGDKASNASKKYWDGVKKDFEAENKGYKVDVQVINWNEIDKSVKNMIQAGNQPDLLQTGGYADKVADDLLYKADEVLSPKTRENLIPTFAKAGEVDGTQYGIPWVSSSRVMFYNKAVLKKAGVKTPPKTWDELAAAAKKIKSSKAADTPYALPLGPEETQGETMMWELGNGGGYTDASGKYTLDSAKNVETFDWLQKNLVKPGLTYSNPASTDRKTAFADFAAGKVGMLNGHPSLIQMAKDGKVDYGVAPIPGKTGPLESTLGVADWMMAFKDGGAEKEGVKKFLDFTYSKKMLEFDEMYNLMPVTQDTLKEMQTNGKHKDLEPFFEVLPNAKFYPLGDTSWDVISAEMKKTGGKAASDDPKSVLGDLQKKAEDAAAAAK
- a CDS encoding carbohydrate ABC transporter permease, producing MTTTTAPRAESADTSRREGDSASGATLNVFSHAFLVLWVVLAAGPLIWVALTALRPSVEILSDPMGWPTSFHWENFTNAWTEASIGQYAINSVIILAGSLTGTMLLGSMAAYVIARFTFPGNRFIFMLFAGGMMFPVILALVPLFAVMENFGLLDTRPGLMIAYIAYSLPFTVFFLTSFFRTLPTGVQEAAMVDGASHTRTFFQIMLPMAKPGLVSIGIFNFLGQWNQYLLPLLLNNEEESRYVLPQGLATLAVSQGYRGDWGALFAGLTIAMLPVLVVYAVFQRQVQAGLTAGALK
- a CDS encoding carbohydrate ABC transporter permease, whose amino-acid sequence is MRYDRRYRTLDKYRFIAGFLALPLAFYALFVISPFIQAIYYSFTDWSGGPVANFIGFDNFTKMWNDERFWDSLEVSVILAVVAPLITLVLGMFFAYMITSGGRHRKGQAIAGVAGSSFYKVVYFFPQVLSVAIIAVVWGRVFNTNSGLINGGLDKVGFDGPAWLGGDRSLALIAVMIVLSWSFVGFYVVLFSAAMGAIPRDIYEAALLDGAGRGRTFFSVTLPLIWDTVRTGWIYMGIQALDSFAIVLVMVPEHVLKVTPVFLYERFRDGQYGYATSIGVVLLVLSMAFSLIVMRIGNRDRIEY